One genomic window of Bradyrhizobium sp. B124 includes the following:
- a CDS encoding GGDEF domain-containing protein, whose protein sequence is MAIRIETHGDVLRRTGKVMVIAAGMTAVMSFTIGMLVFGRDLAAPITVGQMQLFGLTAGVFISIALSGAMSYRAGMLMLELARTRRELAQISQTDQLTGLLNRRGFDADAAAALERAQADGASVAVLMCDIDHFKSINDRYGHEIGDKVLVEIADVLRQFAIRHGALVARYGGEEFAAVVTGLSHEQTAHGAEEIRRDCAARTILDGVTLLPVTISIGFTLKESGFDLSGLMRTADQALYAAKRHGRDRVEHARDAA, encoded by the coding sequence ATGGCCATCAGGATCGAGACACACGGCGATGTTCTGCGCCGCACCGGCAAGGTGATGGTGATTGCTGCCGGCATGACCGCGGTGATGTCCTTCACCATCGGCATGCTGGTGTTCGGCCGCGATCTGGCCGCGCCGATCACGGTCGGCCAGATGCAGCTGTTCGGGCTCACCGCCGGCGTCTTTATCTCAATCGCGCTCAGCGGCGCGATGTCCTATCGCGCCGGCATGTTGATGCTGGAGCTCGCGCGTACCCGCCGCGAGCTGGCCCAGATCTCGCAGACCGACCAGCTGACCGGCCTGTTGAACCGGCGCGGCTTCGACGCTGATGCCGCCGCGGCGCTTGAACGCGCGCAGGCCGATGGCGCGTCGGTTGCAGTGCTGATGTGCGACATCGATCATTTCAAGTCGATCAACGACCGCTACGGACATGAGATCGGCGACAAGGTGCTGGTCGAGATCGCCGACGTGCTGCGCCAGTTCGCGATCCGGCACGGTGCGCTGGTCGCCCGTTACGGCGGCGAGGAATTCGCAGCCGTGGTGACCGGCCTGAGCCACGAGCAGACGGCGCACGGCGCCGAGGAAATCCGCCGCGATTGCGCGGCGCGAACGATCCTCGACGGCGTGACCCTTCTGCCGGTGACGATCAGTATCGGCTTCACCTTGAAGGAAAGCGGCTTCGACCTCAGCGGCCTGATGCGAACCGCCGACCAGGCGCTCTACGCCGCCAAGCGCCACGGCCGCGACCGCGTCGAGCACGCGCGCGACGCGGCGTGA
- a CDS encoding NUDIX domain-containing protein has protein sequence MIHRRAVRALIIAGEREVLLMRIRPPHGGDCFWIAPGGGIEDGETPEAALQRELAEELGLVGFEPGPAVWRRHHTFNWGGRRISQKEEYRIVHTDRFDPVMADKIEATVLDCFRWWPIADLSRAEERLTPLSLAGILESYLRDGAPGELPDEEVLID, from the coding sequence ATGATCCATCGCCGCGCCGTCAGGGCGCTCATCATCGCAGGCGAGCGCGAGGTCCTGCTGATGCGGATTCGCCCGCCGCACGGCGGCGACTGTTTCTGGATCGCGCCCGGCGGCGGCATCGAAGACGGCGAGACGCCGGAAGCGGCGCTGCAGCGGGAATTGGCCGAGGAATTGGGGCTGGTCGGTTTCGAGCCTGGTCCCGCCGTCTGGCGGCGTCATCACACCTTCAACTGGGGCGGCCGGCGGATCTCCCAGAAGGAAGAGTACCGGATCGTTCACACGGATCGATTCGACCCTGTGATGGCCGACAAGATCGAGGCGACGGTGCTCGATTGCTTTCGCTGGTGGCCGATCGCCGATCTATCCCGCGCGGAGGAGCGCCTCACGCCGCTGTCGCTGGCCGGCATCCTCGAAAGCTATTTGCGCGACGGCGCGCCAGGCGAGCTGCCGGACGAGGAAGTCCTGATCGACTGA
- a CDS encoding aminotransferase class I/II-fold pyridoxal phosphate-dependent enzyme has translation MAMTASSGVAQGAADATSAGQAERSPFVRTTELLAPYQPAKPLITLSVGEPQHPVPDFVGPVLAKHTAEFGRYPMAKGIEPFRRAVATWLGSRFQLPRPVDPESEVLVLNGSREGLFFAAITAARHVAPRKGRPAILMPNPFYPAYGAGARAAGCEQIHLPTTLANGFLPDLDTIDEATWARTVAFFIASPANPQGSVASRAYFARLKELADRFGFMILSDECYSEIYTREAPGSMLECAGPDFRNVVAFQSLSKRSNLPGMRVGFAAGDRKFLAAFLELRNVAAPQVPVPLQHVAVAAYGDEAHVEENRRLYRIKFDFADQILGNRYGYKRPAGGFCVWLDVSDRGSDEAVTVRLYRDAGVRVIPGSYLAREQNDGSNPGEGYIRLALVSDSESTAEAMHRLVETLG, from the coding sequence ATGGCAATGACCGCCTCATCCGGCGTGGCGCAGGGCGCCGCCGATGCCACATCCGCCGGCCAGGCCGAGCGCTCCCCATTCGTGCGAACCACCGAATTGCTGGCGCCGTACCAGCCGGCCAAGCCCTTGATTACACTGTCGGTCGGCGAGCCGCAGCATCCCGTGCCGGATTTCGTCGGGCCGGTGCTGGCGAAGCACACCGCCGAGTTCGGCCGCTACCCGATGGCCAAGGGCATCGAGCCGTTCCGCCGCGCGGTCGCGACCTGGCTGGGAAGCCGGTTCCAATTGCCGCGTCCGGTCGATCCGGAGAGCGAAGTGTTGGTGCTCAATGGCAGCCGCGAGGGGCTGTTCTTTGCGGCGATCACAGCCGCGCGCCACGTTGCCCCGCGCAAGGGCCGGCCGGCGATCCTGATGCCGAATCCGTTTTATCCGGCCTATGGCGCCGGCGCGCGCGCGGCCGGCTGCGAGCAGATCCATCTGCCGACCACGCTCGCCAACGGTTTCCTGCCCGACCTTGATACGATCGACGAGGCGACATGGGCCCGCACCGTCGCGTTCTTCATCGCCTCGCCGGCCAATCCGCAAGGGTCGGTCGCCTCGCGCGCCTATTTCGCGCGGCTGAAAGAACTCGCCGACCGGTTCGGCTTCATGATCTTGTCCGACGAGTGCTACTCGGAGATCTATACCCGCGAGGCGCCGGGCAGCATGCTGGAATGCGCCGGTCCCGATTTCCGCAATGTCGTTGCGTTTCAGTCGCTGTCGAAGCGCTCGAACCTGCCGGGTATGCGGGTCGGCTTCGCCGCCGGCGACCGGAAGTTTCTCGCCGCGTTCCTCGAGTTGCGCAACGTCGCTGCGCCGCAGGTGCCGGTGCCGCTGCAACATGTCGCGGTCGCCGCCTATGGCGACGAGGCGCATGTCGAGGAGAATCGCAGGCTCTATCGCATCAAGTTCGATTTCGCCGACCAGATCCTCGGCAACCGCTACGGCTACAAGCGTCCCGCCGGCGGCTTCTGCGTCTGGCTCGACGTCTCCGATCGCGGCAGCGACGAGGCGGTGACCGTCAGGCTCTATCGCGACGCCGGCGTTCGCGTGATTCCGGGCAGCTACCTGGCGCGTGAGCAGAACGACGGTTCCAATCCGGGCGAGGGCTATATCCGCCTTGCGCTGGTCTCCGACAGTGAATCGACGGCCGAGGCGATGCATCGCCTGGTCGAAACCCTGGGTTAA
- a CDS encoding DNA translocase FtsK, which translates to MSMPAIERVIPLVGHLPLSLREALARRLRELTGLGLIALSGAITAALMTWSVQDPSLSHATSRAIRNVLGYPGAIGADLLMQILGLGAIMLLLPVAVWGWRMLTHRPFDREALRLGCWILCTVIAAGFASCWPHNTSWPLPTGLGGVVGDALLRAPAVVFGPPGFIYRVVLGLILFVAMAASFLFACGWGAKEEDEELTPIADDDEPFVEEEDNDRSSVSLGWLFHALMSAKARLGWLFTTAYKSLVSSGSQGRSSAAFERQEPNIGGGRAAPSIAPAADDHDEDEAEAFDDEEEEDNEEEAPAARAPRKKAEPKPKKKNSDKFELPSVSVLSAPKASDRQPLSKAELEANSRSLEGVLQDFGVRGEIVKANPGPVVTLYELEPAPGIKSSRVIGLSDDIARSMSALSARVAVVAGRNAIGIELPNAHREKVYLRELLVAKESVDSVAKLPLCLGKTIGGDPVIIDLARTPHMLIAGTTGSGKSVAINTMILSLVYRLRPDQCRLIMVDPKMLELSVYDGIPHLLTPVVTDPKKAVVALKWAVREMEERYKRMAKLGVRNIDGYNARLVEAKAKGEELTRTVHTGFDKESGKAIYEEEKLDLEPLPYIVIIVDEMADLMMVAGKDIEGAVQRLAQMARAAGLHVILATQRPSVDVITGTIKANFPTRIAFQVTSKIDSRTILGEMGAEQLLGQGDMLYMAGGGRISRVHGPFASDEEVEKVVRHLKTQGQPEYLEAVTAEEPTDEDGAVFDATGMGGDGGGDLFTQAVAIVKRDRKASTSYIQRRLQIGYNRAASLMERMELEGIVGPANHAGKREILVGEEEGQF; encoded by the coding sequence TTGAGTATGCCAGCGATCGAACGTGTCATCCCCCTGGTCGGCCATCTGCCGCTCTCGTTGCGCGAGGCGCTGGCGCGACGGCTGCGCGAACTCACCGGGCTCGGCCTGATCGCGCTGTCGGGCGCCATCACCGCCGCGCTGATGACCTGGTCGGTGCAGGATCCGTCGCTCAGCCACGCCACCTCGCGCGCGATCCGCAACGTGCTCGGCTATCCCGGCGCGATCGGCGCCGACCTCTTGATGCAGATTCTCGGCCTCGGCGCCATCATGCTGCTGCTGCCGGTCGCAGTCTGGGGCTGGCGGATGCTGACGCATCGTCCGTTCGACCGCGAGGCATTGCGGCTCGGCTGCTGGATCCTGTGCACGGTGATCGCGGCGGGTTTTGCCAGCTGCTGGCCGCACAATACGTCATGGCCGCTGCCGACCGGGCTCGGCGGCGTGGTCGGCGACGCGCTGCTGCGCGCGCCGGCTGTCGTGTTCGGGCCGCCCGGCTTCATCTATCGCGTCGTGCTCGGCCTGATCCTGTTTGTTGCGATGGCAGCAAGCTTCCTGTTCGCCTGCGGTTGGGGCGCCAAGGAAGAGGACGAGGAGTTGACGCCGATCGCTGACGACGACGAGCCGTTCGTCGAAGAGGAAGACAACGACCGCAGCTCGGTCTCGCTGGGCTGGCTGTTCCATGCGCTGATGAGCGCGAAAGCACGGCTCGGCTGGCTGTTCACCACCGCCTACAAATCGCTGGTGTCGAGCGGATCGCAGGGCCGCAGCAGTGCGGCGTTCGAGCGCCAGGAGCCCAATATCGGCGGCGGCCGCGCGGCGCCCTCGATCGCGCCCGCGGCTGACGACCACGACGAAGACGAAGCCGAGGCTTTCGACGACGAGGAAGAAGAGGATAACGAGGAGGAAGCTCCCGCCGCCCGCGCCCCGCGCAAGAAGGCCGAGCCGAAGCCGAAGAAGAAGAACTCCGACAAGTTCGAGCTGCCGTCGGTCTCGGTCCTCAGTGCGCCGAAGGCGAGCGATCGCCAGCCGCTGAGCAAGGCCGAGCTTGAAGCCAATTCGCGTTCGCTGGAAGGCGTGCTGCAGGACTTCGGCGTGCGTGGCGAGATCGTCAAGGCCAATCCGGGCCCGGTGGTCACGCTGTACGAGCTGGAGCCCGCGCCCGGCATCAAGTCGTCGCGCGTGATCGGATTGTCCGACGACATCGCCCGTTCGATGAGCGCGCTGTCGGCCCGCGTCGCCGTGGTCGCCGGCCGCAACGCGATCGGCATCGAGCTGCCGAACGCGCATCGCGAGAAGGTCTATCTGCGCGAACTCCTGGTCGCCAAGGAAAGCGTCGATTCGGTTGCGAAGCTGCCGCTGTGCCTCGGCAAGACGATCGGCGGCGATCCCGTCATCATCGACCTCGCGCGCACACCGCATATGCTGATCGCCGGCACCACCGGCTCCGGCAAATCGGTCGCGATCAACACCATGATCCTGAGCCTGGTCTACCGGCTGCGTCCGGATCAGTGCCGCCTGATCATGGTCGACCCGAAGATGCTCGAACTCTCCGTCTATGACGGCATCCCGCATCTCTTGACGCCCGTCGTCACCGACCCGAAGAAGGCCGTTGTCGCGCTGAAATGGGCCGTGCGCGAGATGGAGGAACGCTACAAGCGGATGGCCAAGCTCGGCGTGCGCAACATCGACGGCTACAATGCGCGCCTCGTCGAAGCCAAGGCCAAGGGCGAAGAGCTGACGCGCACCGTGCACACCGGTTTCGACAAGGAGAGCGGCAAGGCGATCTACGAGGAAGAGAAGCTCGACCTCGAGCCGCTTCCCTACATCGTTATCATCGTCGACGAAATGGCCGACCTGATGATGGTCGCCGGCAAGGACATCGAAGGCGCGGTGCAGCGCCTCGCGCAGATGGCGCGCGCCGCCGGCCTCCATGTGATCCTCGCCACGCAGCGTCCGTCGGTCGACGTCATCACCGGCACGATCAAGGCGAACTTCCCGACCCGCATCGCCTTCCAGGTGACGTCGAAGATCGACAGCCGCACCATTCTGGGCGAGATGGGCGCCGAGCAGCTGCTCGGCCAGGGCGACATGCTTTATATGGCAGGCGGCGGCCGCATCAGCCGCGTGCACGGCCCGTTCGCATCGGACGAGGAAGTCGAGAAGGTGGTGCGTCACCTCAAGACGCAGGGCCAGCCGGAGTATCTCGAAGCCGTCACCGCGGAAGAGCCGACCGACGAGGACGGCGCCGTGTTCGATGCCACCGGCATGGGTGGCGACGGCGGCGGCGATCTGTTCACGCAGGCGGTTGCGATCGTCAAGCGCGACCGCAAGGCGTCGACCTCCTACATCCAGCGCCGGCTGCAGATCGGCTACAACCGCGCCGCCTCGCTGATGGAGCGGATGGAACTTGAGGGCATCGTCGGCCCGGCGAATCACGCCGGAAAGCGCGAAATCCTGGTCGGGGAGGAAGAGGGCCAGTTCTGA
- a CDS encoding outer membrane lipoprotein carrier protein LolA, which translates to MAKHLIDRGTRTALALLVTAAIAGGAAAQNAPATPKPVANAGPKAAPKAKDAGAQSNADKGPATTGATQAPPDPVIPDPRRNVPANIFQTFDANQKAQAAKVSAYLSSLQTLVGNFVQVGPDGTKTKGDFYIQKPGKLRFEYDNPSTIEVIADGSSVAVRDRRLATQDIYPLSQTPLRYLLSDRIDLMKDTNVVSVTADDVFVSITIEEKQALVGTSRFLLMIGAKDGKLKQWTVTDPQGYDTTVAVYNLDATQKPDPGLFKIDFTTYPGSSPG; encoded by the coding sequence ATGGCAAAACATCTCATTGACCGCGGCACGCGCACTGCGCTGGCTCTTCTCGTCACCGCCGCGATCGCCGGCGGCGCGGCTGCGCAGAATGCGCCGGCGACGCCGAAACCCGTAGCCAACGCGGGGCCGAAGGCTGCGCCGAAGGCCAAGGACGCCGGCGCGCAGAGCAATGCGGACAAGGGCCCGGCCACCACGGGCGCCACCCAGGCACCGCCGGACCCGGTGATTCCCGATCCGCGCCGCAACGTGCCCGCCAACATCTTCCAGACCTTCGACGCCAACCAGAAGGCGCAGGCCGCCAAGGTCTCGGCCTATCTGTCGTCGCTGCAGACGCTGGTCGGGAATTTCGTCCAGGTTGGTCCCGACGGCACCAAGACCAAGGGCGATTTCTACATCCAGAAGCCCGGCAAGCTGCGCTTCGAATATGACAATCCGAGCACCATCGAGGTGATCGCCGACGGCTCGTCGGTCGCAGTGCGCGACCGCAGGCTCGCCACCCAGGACATCTATCCGCTGTCGCAGACCCCGCTGCGCTATCTGCTGTCGGACCGCATCGACCTGATGAAGGACACCAACGTCGTCAGCGTCACGGCCGACGACGTGTTCGTCAGCATCACGATCGAGGAGAAGCAGGCGCTGGTCGGCACCAGCCGCTTCCTGCTGATGATCGGCGCCAAGGACGGCAAGCTCAAGCAGTGGACCGTCACCGATCCGCAGGGCTACGACACGACAGTTGCAGTCTACAATCTCGACGCGACGCAGAAGCCCGATCCGGGGCTGTTCAAGATCGACTTCACGACCTATCCGGGTTCTTCGCCGGGTTAG
- a CDS encoding exodeoxyribonuclease III, with the protein MRFSVTTWNINSVRLRIDIVAKFLKSARPDVLCLQETKCIDDAFPLKRFKRLGYEHIALNGQKGYHGVAIVSRLPFETTDIRTFCDKIDSRHISVSFGEKAQLSKPLVLHNFYVPAGGDIPDPALNPKFEHKLQFLDEMKACEPLHPRGDDRHILVGDLNVAPHENDVWSHKQLLKVVSHTPVETEKLLAAQAHGEWFDIARERIPMSEKVYTWWSYRAADWTVGDRGRRLDHIWVSRALKDQVSDFKITRDARSWERPSDHVPVTAVMEV; encoded by the coding sequence ATGCGGTTCTCCGTCACCACCTGGAACATCAACTCGGTGCGCCTGCGCATCGACATCGTCGCCAAATTCCTGAAGAGCGCGCGGCCAGATGTGCTGTGCCTGCAGGAGACCAAATGCATCGACGATGCGTTTCCGCTGAAGCGCTTCAAGCGGCTCGGTTATGAGCACATCGCGCTGAACGGACAGAAGGGCTATCACGGCGTCGCCATCGTCTCGCGCCTGCCGTTCGAGACCACCGACATCAGGACGTTCTGCGACAAGATCGACTCCCGGCACATCTCGGTGTCCTTTGGCGAGAAGGCGCAGCTCTCAAAGCCGCTGGTGCTGCATAATTTCTACGTGCCGGCCGGCGGCGACATTCCCGATCCCGCGCTCAATCCGAAGTTCGAGCACAAGCTGCAATTCCTCGACGAGATGAAAGCCTGCGAGCCGCTGCATCCGCGCGGCGACGACCGTCACATCCTGGTCGGCGACCTCAACGTCGCGCCGCACGAGAACGACGTGTGGTCGCACAAGCAGCTGTTGAAGGTGGTCTCGCACACGCCGGTCGAGACCGAGAAGCTGCTCGCGGCGCAAGCGCATGGCGAATGGTTCGACATCGCGCGCGAGCGGATCCCGATGTCGGAAAAGGTCTACACCTGGTGGAGCTATCGCGCCGCGGACTGGACCGTCGGCGACCGCGGCCGCAGGCTCGACCACATCTGGGTCTCGCGCGCGCTGAAGGATCAAGTCAGCGATTTCAAGATCACCCGCGACGCCCGCAGCTGGGAGCGGCCGTCGGACCACGTGCCTGTCACGGCGGTGATGGAGGTTTAG
- a CDS encoding cyclic nucleotide-binding domain-containing protein, which translates to MSIDDDVALLEQVPTMRLLGDSSLRMLAIGSEQRDFNAGEVLFKTGDTADAGYVVQRGTFRVEEGGAEIIAGHGALIGELALIVAMKRPSTATALERGSVIRVARSLFQRVLESDPAAARRLRDELALRTSQLASDILIAGGKLST; encoded by the coding sequence ATGTCGATCGATGATGACGTAGCCCTGCTCGAGCAGGTCCCGACGATGCGTCTGTTGGGCGACAGCTCCTTGCGCATGCTGGCGATCGGCTCCGAGCAACGCGATTTCAACGCAGGCGAGGTGCTGTTCAAGACCGGCGACACGGCCGATGCCGGCTACGTCGTGCAGCGCGGCACGTTCCGGGTCGAGGAAGGCGGCGCCGAGATCATCGCCGGCCACGGCGCGCTGATCGGCGAGCTCGCATTGATCGTCGCGATGAAGCGGCCCTCGACCGCGACCGCGCTGGAGCGCGGCTCGGTGATCCGCGTCGCGCGCAGCCTGTTCCAGCGCGTGCTGGAAAGCGATCCGGCCGCCGCCCGCCGCCTGCGCGACGAACTCGCGCTCCGCACCAGCCAGCTCGCGAGCGATATTTTGATCGCGGGCGGGAAGCTGAGCACGTAG
- a CDS encoding response regulator transcription factor translates to MANARKILIVDDDTDLRDTLVEQLSLHEEFEASAVDTGAKGATAAKANSPDLVLMDVGLPDTDGREVVRSLRKGGFKAPIIMLTGHDTDSDTILGLESGANDYVAKPFRFAVLLARIRAQLRQHEASEDAVFSVGPYSFRPGSKMLTGANARKVRLTEKETAILRFLYRAGQMPVSRETLLQEVWGYNSGVTTHTLETHIYRLRQKIEKDAANPEILVTEAGGYKLVP, encoded by the coding sequence ATGGCCAATGCCCGCAAGATCTTGATCGTGGATGACGATACCGATCTGCGCGATACGCTGGTCGAGCAGCTGTCCCTGCACGAGGAATTCGAAGCCTCCGCAGTCGACACCGGCGCCAAGGGCGCCACTGCCGCCAAAGCCAATTCTCCCGATCTGGTCCTGATGGACGTCGGCCTGCCCGACACCGACGGCCGCGAAGTGGTCCGCAGCCTGCGCAAGGGCGGTTTCAAGGCCCCGATCATCATGCTGACCGGCCACGACACCGATTCCGACACCATCCTTGGCCTCGAAAGCGGCGCCAACGACTATGTGGCAAAACCCTTCCGCTTCGCGGTGCTGCTGGCCCGGATCCGGGCGCAGCTGCGCCAGCACGAGGCCAGCGAGGACGCGGTGTTCTCGGTCGGCCCCTACTCGTTCCGGCCCGGCTCGAAGATGCTCACCGGCGCCAATGCCCGCAAGGTGCGGCTGACCGAGAAGGAAACCGCGATCCTGCGCTTCCTCTACCGCGCCGGCCAGATGCCGGTGTCGCGCGAGACCCTGCTCCAGGAAGTCTGGGGCTACAATTCCGGCGTCACCACCCACACGCTGGAAACCCACATCTACCGCCTCCGCCAGAAGATCGAGAAGGACGCCGCCAACCCCGAAATCCTGGTGACGGAAGCCGGTGGCTACAAGCTGGTGCCGTGA
- a CDS encoding L,D-transpeptidase family protein yields the protein MTVKRDRPLSAIEVRSAAGDPRRGWLTADGWTVPVALGRGGILANKREGDGGTPRGIFHPKQLWWRADRHRRPVTFLPARPIRREDAWCEDPADRHYNQPIRLDREQGGDRLTREDHLYDFIVEIDHNAAPRIAGRGSAVFLHLARPNFGPTAGCVSMTKASMLRLLRRMSPQTRIIIG from the coding sequence ATGACAGTGAAACGTGATCGCCCGCTCTCCGCCATCGAGGTCCGCAGCGCCGCCGGCGACCCGCGCCGGGGCTGGCTGACCGCCGATGGCTGGACCGTTCCGGTGGCGCTTGGGCGCGGCGGAATCCTCGCCAACAAGCGCGAGGGCGACGGCGGCACGCCACGCGGCATCTTCCACCCCAAGCAGCTCTGGTGGCGCGCCGACCGGCACCGGCGTCCCGTGACCTTCCTGCCGGCGCGGCCGATCCGCCGCGAGGACGCCTGGTGCGAGGACCCGGCCGACCGCCATTACAACCAGCCGATCCGGCTCGACCGCGAGCAGGGCGGCGACCGCCTGACGCGCGAGGATCACCTCTACGACTTCATTGTCGAGATCGACCACAACGCCGCACCGCGCATCGCCGGCCGCGGCAGCGCCGTGTTCCTGCATCTGGCGCGGCCGAATTTCGGGCCGACCGCGGGCTGCGTCTCGATGACCAAGGCGTCGATGCTGCGGCTGCTGCGGCGGATGTCGCCGCAGACCCGGATCATCATCGGGTAA
- a CDS encoding fumarylacetoacetate hydrolase family protein, translating into MLDNNQIAAAAKVLHDHWHAGIKLGALDGAIRPRDRAEGYAVQAQLEKSSREKLFGWKIAATSEAGQKHINVAGPLAGRILAETLIADGGTASMKGNAMRVGEPEYAFRMARDLAPRTTPYSVQEVLDAVGTLHPAIEIPDSRFADFTSAGEAQLIADNACAHLFVLGPATSADWRAIDLVEQRPTITLRGERYTGHGKNVLGDPRVALAWCANELRALRLTLRAGEVVTTGTCHPPLPIQAGDVFAADFSAIGTVSVKFA; encoded by the coding sequence ATGCTCGACAACAACCAGATCGCCGCCGCCGCCAAGGTTCTGCACGATCACTGGCACGCCGGAATAAAACTCGGCGCGCTCGACGGCGCCATCCGGCCGCGCGACCGCGCCGAGGGTTACGCGGTGCAGGCTCAGCTGGAAAAGTCATCGCGCGAAAAACTGTTCGGCTGGAAGATCGCGGCGACCAGCGAGGCCGGCCAGAAGCATATCAATGTCGCAGGGCCGCTGGCCGGGCGCATCCTCGCCGAAACATTGATCGCTGATGGCGGCACCGCATCGATGAAGGGCAACGCGATGCGCGTCGGCGAACCGGAATACGCCTTCCGCATGGCGCGCGATCTCGCGCCGCGCACCACGCCCTACAGTGTGCAGGAGGTCCTCGACGCGGTCGGCACGCTGCATCCCGCGATCGAGATACCGGATTCGCGCTTCGCCGATTTCACATCGGCCGGCGAGGCGCAGCTGATCGCCGACAACGCCTGCGCGCATCTGTTCGTGCTCGGACCCGCAACATCAGCGGATTGGCGCGCGATCGATCTGGTCGAGCAGCGCCCGACCATCACGCTGCGCGGCGAGCGCTACACCGGCCACGGCAAGAACGTGCTCGGCGATCCCCGCGTGGCACTCGCCTGGTGCGCCAACGAGCTGCGCGCGCTCCGCCTGACCTTGCGGGCAGGCGAGGTCGTCACCACAGGCACCTGCCATCCGCCGCTGCCGATTCAGGCCGGTGACGTGTTCGCAGCCGATTTCAGCGCGATCGGAACGGTGTCGGTGAAGTTCGCGTGA
- a CDS encoding YggS family pyridoxal phosphate-dependent enzyme, with product MTQSPTAPLSADSPHDPAFGLAAVEQEIAHACKEARRDRASVTLIAVSKTFAADAILPIIRAGQRVFGENRVQEAKGKWPELIQAHPGLQLHLIGPLQSNKAKEAVALFDAIHSVDRASICEALAKEIKNQGKHPELFVQINTGEEPQKAGVAPQDADAFIAACRDKYGLQISGLMCIPPVDQAPAPHFALCAKIAARNGLKNLSMGMSADFAVAIQMGATHVRVGSAIFGTRTVVHN from the coding sequence ATGACACAAAGCCCGACCGCGCCGTTATCGGCTGATTCACCACATGACCCCGCGTTCGGCCTCGCCGCCGTGGAGCAGGAGATCGCGCATGCCTGCAAGGAAGCGCGGCGCGACCGCGCCTCAGTGACCTTGATCGCGGTGTCGAAGACATTCGCGGCCGACGCAATTTTGCCGATTATTCGCGCCGGACAGCGCGTTTTTGGCGAAAACCGCGTGCAGGAGGCCAAGGGCAAGTGGCCGGAATTAATCCAGGCTCATCCGGGACTGCAGCTGCATCTGATCGGGCCGTTGCAGTCGAACAAGGCCAAGGAAGCGGTGGCGCTGTTCGATGCGATCCATTCGGTCGACCGCGCCAGCATTTGCGAAGCGTTAGCCAAGGAAATCAAAAATCAAGGGAAGCATCCGGAGCTGTTCGTCCAGATCAATACCGGCGAGGAGCCGCAGAAGGCCGGCGTCGCGCCGCAGGACGCGGATGCCTTCATCGCGGCATGCCGCGACAAATATGGCCTGCAGATTTCAGGACTGATGTGCATCCCGCCGGTCGACCAGGCCCCGGCGCCGCATTTCGCGCTGTGCGCCAAGATCGCCGCGCGCAACGGGCTGAAGAATCTCTCGATGGGCATGAGCGCGGATTTCGCGGTCGCGATCCAGATGGGCGCGACCCATGTGCGCGTGGGCTCGGCGATCTTCGGGACGCGGACGGTGGTGCACAACTAA